One genomic window of Helicobacter kayseriensis includes the following:
- the rsfS gene encoding ribosome silencing factor, translated as MIENRIQTITQLLEDKKGENIEVIDLRGKDYITDFVVIVTALVGKHSFALLDTLKTELKSQGVEFFGTEEESEDWIIADLGDIMIHIFTEAHRKKFNLEEFLSTLGKPQIQD; from the coding sequence ATGATAGAAAATCGAATCCAAACCATCACACAGCTCTTAGAAGACAAAAAGGGCGAAAACATCGAAGTTATTGATCTAAGAGGAAAAGACTACATCACCGATTTTGTTGTAATTGTCACAGCACTTGTAGGAAAGCATTCTTTTGCATTGCTAGACACTCTCAAAACAGAGCTCAAATCTCAGGGAGTAGAGTTTTTTGGCACTGAAGAAGAAAGTGAAGATTGGATTATTGCTGATTTGGGAGATATTATGATTCATATCTTCACAGAAGCCCATCGCAAAAAATTCAATCTTGAAGAATTCCTCAGCACCCTTGGAAAACCTCAAATCCAAGACTAA
- a CDS encoding adenylyltransferase/cytidyltransferase family protein: MKYLPRADKKHRTKIPSIVVYGGSFDPIHLGHIGAIQTALKILNPSLFLVVPAFRNPFKSCIKYSTHQRTKWLKRAIKQINDKRVQLCLFEIKRNAPTPTILTIQYLKKTFNTSKIYFLLGEDNLEHLHTWDAFPLLAHLVEFILLKRQGYSPIPHSYKMLPLDIPASSTQIRNGKQREFLPPFLKGLR; encoded by the coding sequence ATGAAATACTTACCTAGAGCAGATAAAAAACATCGCACAAAAATCCCTTCCATAGTCGTCTATGGAGGGAGTTTTGATCCTATTCATTTAGGGCATATTGGCGCAATCCAAACTGCCCTCAAGATTCTCAACCCCTCTTTATTCCTTGTCGTCCCCGCCTTTCGCAACCCATTTAAATCTTGCATCAAATACAGCACCCATCAGCGCACTAAATGGCTCAAGCGTGCAATCAAACAAATCAATGATAAGCGAGTTCAACTCTGCCTCTTTGAAATCAAACGCAATGCTCCCACCCCCACAATTCTCACAATCCAATATCTCAAAAAAACCTTTAATACTTCCAAAATCTACTTTCTCTTAGGAGAAGACAATTTAGAACACCTCCACACTTGGGATGCATTCCCTCTTCTGGCACATTTGGTTGAATTTATCTTACTAAAACGCCAAGGATACTCACCCATACCCCACTCATACAAAATGCTTCCTTTAGACATTCCTGCTTCATCTACTCAAATTCGCAATGGAAAACAAAGGGAATTTTTACCCCCATTTTTAAAGGGCTTAAGATAG
- a CDS encoding TylF/MycF family methyltransferase — protein MAFAKLCAGFDLLSFDRKVIGFDTFEGFPHLNEKDQKSVHHDELKVGGFKSFMQIEDELQDCIKEYDENRFINQYERIELVKGDACKTIPQYIEENPHTLISLLYLDFDLYEPTKVALEYLAPRVVRGGIIAFDEINEKYWKGESIAAFEYFGNFNRCRLQKFDFVPGISFMVID, from the coding sequence ATGGCATTTGCAAAACTTTGTGCAGGATTTGATTTGCTCAGCTTTGATCGAAAGGTTATTGGCTTTGATACATTTGAGGGATTTCCCCATCTGAATGAAAAAGATCAAAAATCTGTACATCATGATGAATTAAAAGTAGGCGGATTTAAAAGTTTTATGCAAATTGAAGATGAACTCCAAGACTGCATTAAAGAATACGATGAAAATCGCTTTATCAATCAATATGAGCGCATTGAATTAGTCAAAGGAGATGCTTGCAAAACAATCCCTCAATATATCGAAGAAAATCCCCATACACTAATCTCATTGCTCTATCTTGATTTTGATCTTTATGAGCCCACAAAAGTCGCTCTTGAGTATCTGGCTCCTCGTGTTGTAAGGGGAGGAATCATTGCATTTGATGAGATCAATGAAAAATACTGGAAAGGGGAAAGTATCGCGGCCTTTGAATACTTTGGCAATTTCAATCGATGTCGATTGCAAAAATTTGACTTTGTTCCAGGGATATCTTTTATGGTGATTGATTAG
- a CDS encoding undecaprenyl-diphosphate phosphatase, with translation MDLFHAIILGIIEGITEFLPISSTGHMILASKLMGLDQNNFLKTFEIAIQLGSILAVIALFYRKLTCGIDIWIKLMIGFIPTGLLGLTLYKLIKDLFDPFTVAYMLIFGGGVFLWIEYFYKPQHKIETIEKIDYKKAFFIGLFQSLAMIPGTSRSGSTIIGGLLLGLSRKCAAEFSFLLAIPTMFAATGYDLYKNAEILNTQNLQILLIGAFVAFLTALMVIKVFMRFISHFGYGFFGIYRIAMGAIFLLWIL, from the coding sequence ATGGACTTGTTTCATGCAATTATTTTAGGAATCATTGAAGGAATCACAGAATTTCTTCCTATTTCTTCTACAGGGCATATGATTTTGGCTTCTAAGCTTATGGGTCTAGATCAAAATAACTTTCTCAAAACTTTTGAAATAGCTATCCAGCTTGGATCAATCCTTGCAGTGATTGCACTTTTTTATCGCAAGCTCACTTGCGGAATTGATATATGGATCAAACTTATGATTGGTTTTATTCCCACTGGTTTATTGGGGCTCACGCTTTATAAACTCATCAAAGATCTCTTTGATCCTTTCACTGTGGCCTATATGCTTATCTTTGGCGGTGGGGTATTTTTGTGGATTGAATACTTTTATAAGCCTCAACACAAAATTGAAACAATCGAAAAAATTGATTATAAAAAAGCCTTTTTTATTGGCCTCTTTCAATCTTTGGCCATGATTCCTGGGACCTCTCGCAGTGGATCGACAATCATAGGAGGACTCCTACTAGGGCTTAGTCGAAAATGTGCAGCTGAATTTAGTTTTCTTTTAGCAATTCCTACTATGTTTGCTGCTACAGGTTATGATCTTTATAAAAATGCTGAAATTTTAAATACTCAAAACCTTCAAATCCTTCTTATTGGGGCGTTTGTGGCTTTTCTCACGGCTCTTATGGTGATCAAGGTCTTTATGCGTTTTATTTCTCATTTTGGCTATGGATTTTTTGGAATCTATCGCATTGCAATGGGAGCAATATTTCTTTTATGGATCCTCTAA